The stretch of DNA ACCGCCCCTAAGGTGTTCACCCCGTAGAGCACCCCCACCCGAAAACCAAGATGGGACCCTCGCCTAACAAGATGACGGGAAAGGAGAGGAAGGGTACCTCCCATCAGGATGGTCGGAGGAAGAAGGATGAGAGCACAAAGAAGAAATCGGGAAAGACCAAAGATAACCCCACTTCCGTTGAATAGACGATAGAACGGTATGTAAAGCGAGGCCGCTCCCTTGAAGAGGAAGGGTGAGAAAAGGGCAAAAAGCCCAATCAGCCCTTCGAGAAGGGCATATAGCCTGAGAGGATTTCTCACTTTATCAGCGATCCGCCCGAAGAGGAAACTCCCCAAAGCAAGCCCTCCCATAAACACGGAAAGAAGGGTGCTCGTGGCATAAACGGTGTTCCCGAAGACGAGAACCAGGTATTTAAGCCAAACCATCTGGTATAAAAGGGCGGTAAAACCGGAAAGAAAGAATAGCCCTAACACAGCCGAAAGCGATTCCCCTCTTCTTACCATCTTTCTCCCTTAGATTATCTTTCAGAACTTACTCTATACGCCTTAAAAAGGAAAAAACTATCGCTCTTTTTTAAAGAGCGTCTTTGGTTGCGCCAGAAGTTCCCTGAGGTAGGGGGAACTATCCCTCAAGCTTTCGTATTTCCTGGCTATCTCCTCCGCTTTTTTCATCTCCTTTTTCCCTTCTTCCACCCTTCCCAATAAGAGGTAGAGCTTGCCCAAATCATAATGGCCAGCGATATAGTTTGGCTCAAGCGATATCGCTTTCTTAAGCGTATCTTCCGCAAGGGAGTATTTCCTCAAATCTATATAGAGATAAGCCAGACCCCGGAGGAGAAAGACATCATAAGGACGAAGCGATAACGCCCGTTTATATTCAGCTTCAAGTAGCCGGTATGCCTCCTCAGTGGTGAACCCCTTCTCAAGTAGGGCGAGATAGCAGTTTATCCTTCCGATAATAAAGCGCGGATCAGCAGGAGAGAGCCTTTCCGCCTGGTTGTAGGAAAGAAGGGCGTAGTAAAATGCCTCAATACTACCCCGTTTTCTGAAGTAACTGAGGTAGAGGTCGGCAAGAGCAGCACGATAATGGGGTTGGATGGGGATGATTCTTACCGCTTGCCTCAACAACGCGCTTCCGGAA from Acidobacteriota bacterium encodes:
- a CDS encoding spermidine synthase — its product is MVRRGESLSAVLGLFFLSGFTALLYQMVWLKYLVLVFGNTVYATSTLLSVFMGGLALGSFLFGRIADKVRNPLRLYALLEGLIGLFALFSPFLFKGAASLYIPFYRLFNGSGVIFGLSRFLLCALILLPPTILMGGTLPLLSRHLVRRGSHLGFRVGVLYGVNTLGAV